One Rosa chinensis cultivar Old Blush chromosome 3, RchiOBHm-V2, whole genome shotgun sequence DNA window includes the following coding sequences:
- the LOC112194034 gene encoding protein FAR1-RELATED SEQUENCE 5-like, whose product MEAMDRDDSTSPDYKPRNGMEFDSKELAYEFYNMYGRRVGFSIRRHTHYKNQHSSKLISRIFVCSKEGLCTIDQRDHLTKNPRAETRTSCDAKMIIKLDKSSGRYKVVQFEETHSHDLVIQECAHMLPSQQNVTSSQGAEMELVQDSGIPLKLSFELMGREVGGRKALGFTKQDQKNYLQSQRQKKLAYGEAGCLLKYFQNQALENPSFFYAVKLDSDEQITNIFWADAKMILDYGLFGDVVSFDTTYRTNEANRPFGVFVGFNHHRETVIFGGSNDV is encoded by the coding sequence ATGGAGGCTATGGATAGAGATGACTCGACTAGTCCAGATTACAAGCCAAGGAATGGTATGGAGTTTGACTCGAAAGAATTAGCATATGAGTTTTATAACATGTATGGGCGAAGAGTTGGGTTTAGTATTAGAAGACATACACATTACAAGAACCAGCATTCTAGTAAGCTCATCTCAAGAATATTTGTTTGTTCTAAAGAAGGTTTATGTACAATAGATCAGCGAGACCATTTGACTAAGAATCCTCGAGCGGAGACACGAACAAGTTGTGATGCTAAAATGATCATTAAGTTGGATAAATCAAGTGGTAGGTACAAAGTTGTTCAATTTGAAGAAACTCACAGCCATGATCTTGTAATACAAGAGTGTGCTCACATGCTACCATCTCAACAAAATGTAACTTCTTCACAAGGAGCTGAGATGGAATTGGTACAAGATTCTGGAATCCCACTGAAGCTTTCATTCGAGTTAATGGgcagagaagttggtggaagaAAGGCTCTTGGATTCACTAAACAAGATCAGAAAAATTATCTTCAATCTCAAAGGCAAAAGAAATTGGCATATGGAGAAGCAGGATGCTTATTAAAATACTTCCAAAATCAAGCCTTAGAAAATCCCTCATTTTTCTATGCTGTGAAATTGGATAGTGATGAGCAAATAACAAATATTTTTTGGGCTGATGCTAAGATGATACTTGATTATGGTTTATTTGGTGATGTTGTGAGTTTTGACACTACATACAGAACTAATGAAGCCAATCGTCCATTTGGAGTATTTGTGGGATTTAATCATCATCGTGAAACTGTAATCTTTGGGGGCAGCAATGATGTATGA
- the LOC112194035 gene encoding protein FAR1-RELATED SEQUENCE 5-like, whose amino-acid sequence MSNKAPKSIFTDQDAAMAKAAANVMPNTYHLLCTWHIMQNAIKKSSSIFKGDERATTFLSKCMNNYEEEDEFLVVWEAMLNEYSVHENPWLSSIFRLKEKWAKPYVKWAWSAGMHSTQFSESFNASLKSYVKSDYDVVQFFKHFDRLLNDKQYKELEAEYALCYKLLAIGIFSSMVIKAGNIYTKAIFEKFQIQYQKALDYNLVGCIQDGDDIVYKVSFNGHPKKRCVRVKKDQSVSCSCRLFEIEGILCRHAIKILTNYMNVKEIPDQYILKRWTRKARSERVKDMYGQDIQDTNLQQTSWYKSLSSISTKISSRAAEREETFKFVVQKLRELSKAIEDMLCSKMDTLHLGKDDQITPPSNDVIEGINLAKSNSDKAKVVQAKGFKKREISEFHQFVRLFGAADQFLELLLLFIHPIPNSQINLPLSAQFVVYKF is encoded by the exons ATGTCTAACAAGGCTCCAAAGTCAATTTTTACGGATCAGGATGCTGCAATGGCTAAAGCTGCTGCAAATGTGATGCCTAACACATATCACTTGCTTTGCACATGGCACATAATGCAAAATGCCATTAAGAAATCAAGTAGTATATTCAAGGGTGATGAACGGGCCACCACCTTCTTATCAAAATGTATGAATAACtatgaagaggaggatgagTTCCTAGTTGTGTGGGAAGCAATGCTTAATGAATATAGTGTGCATGAAAATCCTTGGTTAAGTAGTATATTCCGTTTAAAGGAGAAATGGGCAAAACCGTATGTCAAGTGGGCATGGTCTGCTGGAATGCATAGCACCCAATTTAGTGAGAGTTTCAATGCTAGCCTAAAATCATATGTTAAGTCAGACTATGATGTGGTTCAGTTTTTCAAGCACTTTGATAGATTGCTCAATGATAAGCAGTATAAAGAGTTAGAGGCTGAGTATGCTTTGTGCTACAAGTTACTTGCTATTGGGATATTTTCTTCAATGGTGATCAAGGCTGGAAATATTTACACTAAAGCTATTTTTGAAAAATTCCAGATTCAGTATCAGAAGGCTCTTGATTACAATTTAGTCGGATGTATTCAAGATGGTGATGACATTGTGTATAAAGTTTCCTTTAATGGTCATCCAAAGAAGAGATGTGTTAGGGTGAAGAAAGACCAGTCTGTATCATGTAGTTGCAGGTTGTTTGAGATTGAAGGTATTCTGTGCCGCCATGCAATAAAAATCCTTACTAACTACATGAATGTCAAAGAAATTCCTGATCAGTATATTCTAAAAAGATGGACAAGAAAAGCAAGATCAGAAAGAGTGAAAGACATGTATGGCCAAGACATCCAAGATACCAACCTACAACAAACATCTTGGTACAAGTCTCTAAGTTCCATATCGACCAAGATTTCATCTCGGGCAGCTGAGAGAGAAGAGACATTTAAGTTTGTTgttcagaaattgagagaactAAGCAAAGCTATTGAAGACATGTTATGTTCAAAAATGGATACATTACATCTTGGTAAGGATGACCAGATTACACCTCCCAGCAATGATGTGATTGAGGGTATTAATCTGGCCAAAAGTAACTCGGATAAGGCAAAAGTTGTTCAAGCCAAGGGATTCAAGAAAAGGGAGA TTTCAGAGTTTCATCAGTTTGTTAGGCTTTTTGGGGCTGCTGATCAATTTCTGGAACTGCTTTTGCTGTTCATTCAT CCAATTCCAAATAGCCAGATCAATTTGCCACTTTCTGCTCAATTTGTTGTGTACAAGTTTTAG